The Toxoplasma gondii ME49 chromosome XI, whole genome shotgun sequence region TCGACCCCGCCAGCCTCCGAGAAAGCGCCAGAGTATGGGTCGCGGGGCGTGGAGCAACGATCCAAGGAAGACACGCCTTCGTGTTTGCCTCTACAAAAACAGCTGTCCTGCAGCAGACAGAGCCCTTCAGGGAGGAcagtctcctcgttttcgtcaAGTCATGAAGAACTTGCAAGCAGTGGCAGCAGCAACGCGAGTTGGGGTAGCATTTTCAGCGACAGTAGCACCACGACTTGCGGCAGCTGCCCAAAATGTGAGAATGTTTGTGTGGGGACTGCCGCCTCGGTGCGcacgacgaagaagtcgagtAAAAAGGCATCTGAGTCCCTACACCCTGCTCCGCCCTCGTTCAGAATCTTGAAGGAGCAGGAGCCAGGCGCGTCCGCTCCGGAAAGTTGGAGTCAACGTCGCCCACCAGAGCAAACAGTTGGGGGTTGCCGCCTGCTCGACCACGATGAGCAGAGGTGGAACTGCCCTGCACCTTCTCAGAACTGCGATAAATTCTCCGGACAAAGCAATGCAACCGCTGCCTCACTGTGGAAACAGCTGCTTGTCGCCTCCACACACAAGAAGGCTTTCCAACCATATGAATATCATCACGTCACCGTTTCCTCCACGGATGGGGGTGACCGACAAGCACCCATGGAAGAGGAGGCAACCGTCACACGAGACGAGAACCGAGGAATGCAAGTTGCTTCCGGTTCTGCAACTGAGCATGGAGACGACGATCTTCAGCAGTTGCTGCTGTGTGCGTGGTTGAAAGAAGCAAATCCTCTACTTCATGTTACTGGAAAGGATTCTGTGTAGTGGGTAACTCAGTCTGATGAGAACGCAATGCGCGACGGGACTCGTGAAGGCACCGTGGATAGAGAGCGTTCTGACAAGAACGCCATTCATCGTCAGTTTAAGACGTTAGCACAGACTGGTGCTGCGTCTCAAAAGTCACAACTCGCCTCGTCGTGGGGTGATTCCTCTGAGACTCCGTTTTGTGGGAACAGGTTCAGGAGCCGGGTTTCCGAACGATGTTATCTGTTGGAAGCGTCaacaaaagggagaaaagtgcaggaagaaaaactctGGATGAGccgctcttttctcgtcaGACTTAAAACTGCAGCATCACCATAGACTTTACGGGAcgactctcgcttcctcctgtGCAGCAGCGTCTGTTGGATGGTAACCACCAGTAAACTCCGTCTGGCTACAGGGACGGACAAACAGGCGATCTCTTATGCATGAGGAGCAAGGACAGCAAAAAAAGCAGAGGGAACAACGCATGGAAGTGTACAGAAGGTCCCCCAGTTAGCTGACTTCGCTGGCCTTGTTCACGTGGGCAGCTACTACGATACTCATGGTGACATGCTTATTTTTGTTGCGACGTTCCGGGTTGCGGAAGAAGGGACGAACAATCGTTGATTGCCGCTGTATTTGTCACGAGTGACACTCTGGTCCTTGGAGGGTAGATTTGAAGATTTGCTCCTTAGACGGAGTCGAGAGGGTGACCCGACCAAACCAGTGGATGACACGAATCGGATATGTTTCTAACATCGGCAATGAACAAGCACAAGGGAAATGAAGGATCGCTCCAGACACGTACAGTGTGTTTTGGAGGGACTGCCACATACCACTCAGCCGTCCCGATGCCACTTAATGGGCCGAGTCCAATGCAACCAAAATACGTATTTTCGTGAACTGAATCAGAGCTTGGTCGATCTGCTTGCAGGCACGAGTGCGCCAGGGGGATATCGGCAAGCTGGGGTTGTGTGATTCAACTTAAAAAACTTCAATAGAACTCACTGTTTGTGGGGCTGGATGACCGTGTCTACGCAGCGAAAACATCTTCTCGGTCGCGTCCTCACGTGCTTCTCGTTTTTGAGCTCTGGGGTATATTGAGCATGCTTCACATGGTGCATTTCTTTTGCCCGTTCTCTGTACATCTAGAGCTCTACATGCTCGAATGCAGCTCAGTGTCGCCCTGTGCTTTTGAATCACAGTTTCCTTTTGCAAACACGAGAGTTGTGGGTAATTCGAAGGATTTGGATGTTATGTATCAGCAGCTCAGGACGTTTCGGTTACTTTACGTAGCTGTATCGTTTCTGTCCTCTCGCAGTGGGTTTTCTTCGTAATGCGTAGTGGTTCGTTGGTCCACCCATCGACGACCTACTGTTCTGGTGAAGAAATGAGTTTTCTTCAAAGCGTGTTGTTGTACCAGATCTGCGCCTTTGCTGTGTGTTTATCTGCCAACAAGTGTTGGGTGGCACAAACGATGACTCGTTTTTGCTCTTGTTATCATGTTTGTATGTTGGTAACCATCCGGTGCGTTTCCGTCGGTTGCTGTGCTCCAGCGCCGGATGCTATGCGGATGTAATTGAGAGTAAGAGGAAACATTATGTAGTGTTTGTGTCCTCTTGTTGCTGTAATCCCGGGatgtgagagaagaaatatTTCTTGCCTGTGTGCCGCGTACTCTCACAGGCGACGCCGTTGTGTATGAATGAGGTTGACCGTCGGAACCGTCTGCTATCCGAGGAGAACCGCGTGCAAGTGAAAGTGAACGTTAAGTAGCCAATGTGCATCTGGCAGCCGGCGTGCGTCCAAAGACTGCCGATTGCTGTGGTTATAAGGGAACTGTCCGATTGGCGAGTCGTGGTACGCCTCCTCACTAGAGTAAAAAGAAGAATGGGAATGTATTTGTCTGTATACAGTATGCGCAAGAGCGTTTCCACACATGCAACATACAGGCCCTTAGTCCTGCACGCCTGTAGTGATTGCGACATTTTTCCCAGTGTAAATGGAACAGCTTGAGCGGTTCCCCCGGCATTGCCTGTGCGGATATTCACGACTTTGCGAGcagtttttcttgttttgtCGGCTACCGCGGAAAGCGTCTATGCCAGTCAGAACTCCTGGCTTGTAGCCGTCACCGGCTCCCTGTTCACTTGTCCTACCATCGGACATTCAACGCTCAAATATCTGAGTACATGTGACTGTTGTTCTGTAGTGTCGCCACCCCCTTTAAGGGATCACAGTGTCGCTTACCCATGTATGTTTGTGATGCAGTTATTTGCCCTTCTGTCGTGTCGTAGATGCTTGTATGCGTCTCTGACAAGGGACTCACGTTTTTGTTTGGGAGCACTGCATGGATTCCCTCAATATCAGCATACCGTTGTCATCCAGCTTGCTCCACTGTATTGATTACTGTTCTTAGCGAGTCAGTTCAGCACCTTCAGCACTGACAGTCACCGTCGTTACGTCCTTACGTTTTTGTCAGTACATTTGTACCGGAGATTTTGAGGCGCCGCTTCGTCTGGAGCAATTGCCCTGATCTTACGCGTATCAGCGGGGAATGTGTTTTGCTGCGGATGTCAACAAGGCGCCGAccgctctcttttctgtgacATCGACCAGTCAATGCTTGTACGAATATAGCTTGGATGACGTGATAGAGACAATCTACCTCATTTACGTACATCGAGAAACGGGTCTCTCCTCACTGGCTGATGTATTCATGCGAGTTCCTTTCTAGCCAGCAGTTGATGCGTCGTGTTACAAACATTTGGGGAGAGTTTCTTTATCAGGAACGCCCAGCGGTTGAGCGCCAGAACCCTTGCCATCGGCGTAAATTCTTTAGCATATTCTCGCAATTCATTGTTGTACCTTGTGTTTCTTACAGTGTCCGTTGATGAGACGCACTGCCTTCGAATGTTCCGTGGTGCAATTTAGTGCCGTGCCTCGATTGATGCCGTCGGGGCCACTTCGTGAAGATGTTACTTCGCAGGAGGCAATACAGAACTGCCCCATAGACAAATAAAAACGATTCAATAGGATTGAGCGCATGTGTTCGGGACCAGCGGTCGGTACACTGCTTCTTAGTTACGTTTTCTCGATTGAGCTGTGTCATCACCTACCGTCGTCTTGCGGCTGGAATGCAGTGGTCATTCACCACAGTGTTTTCGATGGTGCCGAGGATCTTTTGCAATGTGGCCAAGTGTACATAATTGATTTTTGTATTCCCTTCAGAGATCCATGTGTGATAATACATTGTTAGTATTCCCTCTCAGAGCCCGAATACGTGTATCATTACCGTCCGTTTTTGTACCGGTGAAAACAAAACGCTGACTGCCCCTGCTGGAAAGCTCCCTGTACGACAGTCTGAAACGGCAGTGTTTTGAAATGGCGAGTCCATCATTCTGGAGGACGACTCAAGGTGGAGTTCCTTCTCAGAGCGATTGTTTGGTGTTTTCAGGAAAACAAGTCATGCTCTCTGATGTGAtcgacttcttccttcctcgcagCTGTCTATCATCGAGCGAAACCATGTCGACACTGCGTTGATGAGATTTTAAGATCGAGGTTAATCATAGAATATAGTCTCAAACCGGATGAATTGTGTGAACTGCTCCGGACAACAATAAACATTTCGCCTTCATTGCAGTTTGGTTGCCCGTTTTACATGCGCACACACCGATGCTGTTTGGATGCCACCCTAGTATTTTTTCAGACCATAGCGAGAAGCACACTGTTCACTCTGTAGAACTGCGTGGTACGAAAGTTATACACACAAGAGCTTGCGTAAAATTTTGGAACGCTCCTCGCGTCGGTGTTCTTTGCAGCGCCCCGACGTATGAAAAGCTGTACATTTTGCAGTAGAGTTTACGGTTACTCAACTTACCGGCGCAGTTGCCTTATAGCCGATACTGAAAGAAAGATGTCCTGCGTGACATCCGTGTTGCGCGCCTTTCGTGCCCGCTAGGCAATGCTTTCGGACGCATGCAAGTACTCTGTTGTTTCCTGCCATGCCGCTTACAACAACTACGATTGGAAAGACCTGGATGCCGGATGTCAAACACCTAGCGGTACCGCGAACGTTTACCTTCGATGGAAGATTTACAAAAGATATGGGAagcaagaaacagaggatGGTGTTCAACTACTCTGAGTTTCCCACATATTTGCGAATCGTCAAGTTCTATACTTCTTATGGCTATTTCGGTTACCTCTGTTTTTGCTGACCTACCCCAGAGAACACTTGGCCTGTCTCACGGGTAGAGTTTCAGTGACCCTGAAAGATGAAACTCAGGGGTGAAGCTATTTTACTCGGAAGCAAAAACCCTGGTCAATCTGGAGTGGTCTACGGCCACAGCTGCAGTGTAAGACCTGCAATTTCTGGCTGCCAGTTGGCAAATGTCTTCTCAGAGTATGCGACGCTGTCGTCTTGACGCGTACTTGCGCCACTGACAACGTGAGAAACGCCTACACAGCTGCTGACGAAAAATGACAAGGCCGCCGGAATGTTAGAGGACAGAATAGCAGTCATATTTTcattcctttctcctctttatGTGTTTAGAGCTATACCACTAGTTCACTTGCACTCGCACGACAAGACTACGATCCACACACACTTTGGTGGCTATCATGCCACTCGGGACCCCACACTCTGCCGTCGTCTGCGATGAGGGTCCACGGGCCTAGTCGAGCAGTTACCCAGTCCACGCTCGTCGCACTGTTGGATACCCACGTCTTGTTCATGGTTGTCTTTCCACCTTGAGACAGTGCTTTGCCAGAGCACGGTAACGCTGGCAACGCGTGAAACACTTCCACGTGAGTGTCGGACCAGCGTTGGCTGCATGTGAAAAGTCGACTGCAAGCCGCAAGCCACAATCGAACAAGAAAGAGCGGTGGTCACACTCGGGAGGCCACACGGGCACCGAATTACAAATGCCAGAACACAGAAGAGGGTccgtgtctttttctgtgctttGGGCCGATTCTTCTGAGGCTATGCTTGCGACTTTAGCAGTGGCCGCAAGCGCTGTACAAGGTCGTCCACTTGATCCGGTGAAACGCGTACGAAAGAGCCACGACGCACGACTTATTCGTTCAtagaaaaacggaaaatgTGCCCTCAAATTTCGTTTCAAATATCTGAACTGCTTCTGCTGTTGCGTTACGGACAGAAATTCGTTCCTTCCGGTCTCCGCATCGGGGTTCGCCGTtatctgcgtcttctttttcaggcATCTGAGCCCGTCGGCACCACCTGTACCAAAATGGGACAGCGACAGCTTTAAACCTTCTACGCGGGACGGAAATCTGGCGTCTCAAGGGTAcattgttttcttctcctgttctcgtACTCTGTAATTTCTGTAACTCTCCGTTCTAAACTCCAGCGGTCGATGCACGATGGCAGAAGCAGACACCGTGGTCCACAGTTGTCCTGCCACTTGTTTTGAAGTGGCAACAAGCGAAAGTaacaaaacacaggcagtCGCGACTGCAGTTACAGAAGCCACGATCAGCACCGAAAACGTTGCCGCAAGAGAGCCTGCCCATGGTGCGCCGATAAGAAGTGACAGTGGCTACGGTGGCGGTGAAACCCCAGGCGCTTTCGCTGTACCCTCCGACGGTGTGAGTTCCGCTCCATCCGGCTTATATCAAAGTAAAAATCAGCTTCGGAAGCGACGGCGACAGGAACGCCATGAGCGAAAAAAGGAGTTttggaaagcgaagaagaaggagctgAAAGCGCAGAAACGGTCCCAAGGTCTTCAGTCTGTCCGTGGTGGCGGTGACGAGGAATCTCTGAGTGAAAGGAGAGGCGCCACGTCAGAGCAGAACTGCTACCTAGAGAGGGCTGAAAGAGCAGCATACAGAGAGGGCGAAACCCCTCTTTCTGCCGGTTGCCATGCTGAAGCTGGTGAGGGTCTTTGCGACAAGAGAAAACCAACCCGACGCGCCCCACGGCCCTCACTGTGCAATCTTGCAGGCATCGAAGTACCAGGCATGGGTGAttgctgctgcagaagaaccAGTAACGGGCAAGAAGTGTCGGCAGCAGGTCCGAACGCGAAGGATTCAACTCCTGCTACGGCCTCAGTGCATGACAAAGGCATGCAGACGTCCAATGTGCCAGCTGCCATGCTGATGTCGACAGCGGGCTCTGGGTGTAGTCGATGCCCTGCGTGTCTGCACGGCTGCGTAGGAATTGTCATCGACTGCGATTTCGAGCACCTCCAGACGGAACGAGAAGTCCTGAGTCTCGCCCAGCAACTCATGTACTCGTATGGCGCTTGCAGACAACACAACAAAGCAGTCCCCGAGCTCTCGTGTCACACATATGTTGGAAGCGACTGCCTGCGAAATTCGAAACGAGTTGAAATGTGCAGAGTCGCGGAATGCAGGCGCAACCTGTGTCTTTCTGAGGGCAACCCGTTGTCAGAGTGCAGGCATACAATGCCTGGAGCTGAAGCTgcgggagaaagagatgGCACTAGTTCACAGACCGCAGAACAAACGCACACCCCCGGCGAAGTGCCGACACAACACAGAGAGGGCATCACTTTTTCGGATTTCCCGCTTGATGGTGATAGTGGAAATATCGATGTTTCCCGACCTTGCCAAGAAACGGAACAGAAAAGAGTGCTTCCTGTTTGCTTTTCCGTAACGGGTGTAGGTCCACAGTTGACTGCACACCTCAATGCATTTCAGGGTTTCCCGCGCTGGCAGTGCGAGGCGTATACTCAACCCTTCAGTGAACTCTATCTGAACCGGAATCCTCGGCAGAGTACGGACtccagagcgaagagaaaggaaagtgTAAGAAAAGTAGGAAGCACGCCGCAGCCAGTGGCTGCAGCAAACCCGAATGTGATGGAAGGGGCCACTGAAACAGTAGAAGAACCGCAAATTGTCTACCTGAGTGGGGACGCCGAGACCATTCTCGAAGACCTTCGACCTGGCTATCACTATGTGATTGGCGGGGTGGTGGACCGCAACCGCCATAAAGGATTGACGTTTCGAAAGagcaagacggagaaggtGCACGCTGCTCGACTTCCCATTCGGGAATATCTGGGGAAAGAACTGGAGGGCTCGACTATCTTGACTGTAAACCAGGTAGGTGAGAGAGTGATTACACAGCTTCGCAGATTTGACGGAAGAAAAGTGGCATGTGGATGAGACGTAGCTGCTTAGAAATCTTCACAGGTGCAGCGGCCTTGCAGGAAAACAGGTCAACAGAAGAACCTTTTTTTCAACCATGATGAAAGATGTGTCTTCTTGCCCGCGTCGAATCCCGCTGTCACACAGGAGCTAAGCGAACAGTTTCCTCCTGGTGTTGCCGAGGGGAACGCGCTAGCAGTAGAGGGCAAGAGTTTTTTCCGGGCGCCCGCCCAATAAAAACTAGAATTTCTTTCTGAGGTGGGACGAGGTGTCCAAAGGTCGGAAGTAGGACCAGCCTTGATTCTCGAAACCATGCGAACACAATAGAGCGTCGACGACAAACGTATGCATGACTTCCCACCTTTTTAAGCTGCATCGGGGAAAACTGACTCAATCTCCATTTGCTCTCCCTGTTTCCGTTTCCCCGGTGCTCTTCCCAGGTGGTGGAGATTCTTCTTGGCTACCTTTCCACGCGCGACTGGCATGCTGCTCTGGTCAAGACCTTTCCCGCTCGGAAAGGGAAACTGGACTCGAAACCCCTGTAGATGCACGCAACGTATTTCCGTGTCTGAACGATTTTTGTGTTCAAGGTGGGGAACCAAATATCGCGGCTCTCCGAATGCCAAGTACTGTCGTTCGAACGCGGGGCTGGCTAAAAAGGGGCATCTCATGAAAGAACAGAAGCACCGTTTTTCCCTCGTGCGAAAAAAACTGTAGTATTCCCCTGCCGCAGTTTGTATATATCCCGAATCACAGCAGCAGTGTATGCAGACGCTTTTCTTGCATACGGCATCTTTGTGTCATCGTATTTGTGGCACTCGGCCGAACAACGGGACCGATTGGCTCTAGATGTAAATGGGCCTGCGCGAACAGAATGTGCCTCAGCCGATAGACAAGGGATGTGCTTGGTTCGGAACTTCACCCGAACTTTAAGGAAAGTTCATTTAGTAGAAACGTTTCCCTGCCACACGAAGGCGACCAGAGTTAGCGCATGGGCCTaatctctcctttcttcggcCTAAACCTTTATCGAAAGCACTCGTTGCTCTTTGGCACCAGGGGTCGCTCACACTTGAATCaagcacgagagagaaaatcGTTATGCTAGAACACCGAATTTCTCACTGACATTAAACGAATTCAATTACAAATGACAGTGGTTTCACACACTAACGGTGCGCGCATCGCCCAACAAGAAGTGAAATGGACACATGCCGCAAGACGTCCACGAAACGATCAAGTGCTTGTAGCAGAACAGCCTCGAAAAGGCCCCTACGGCTTTGCCCGAAGCATCAAAACTCGAGAACGTACACACGAAAGAAGGGTCTTCTTGTCTAAAGACTGTAGGTCGCATCTCTATGAAGATAGAATACAACCGAAAATGTACTCAACTCTTTCACGTCTTAGCGGCCGATTTCGGGACGGTAGCCGGTGCTGCAAAGTGACATACACAACGGGAACGTTGCTTTCAACGGACTCTCCACACATTGAGAGACTTGGAATCCTCAGGGTTTCGGAAGCAGTCTTTTCAAGCCCATGAGCCTGCAACAAGGATGGACAGAAAAAGTAACACAAGCCAGAaatcaagaaagaggaaaggacggGTTGAAAAAACAATTGGCCAGGCCGTAACCTGATACCCCAGGAGCTTTTCTCAGCTTCTCACTCCAGTCGAAATGCCACCAGTACCCCTCGAAGCGCTCGAGGacaaaggaaacgcagagacgtcgCGGACACGATTATTCAAACCCTGTGAAATCGTGTGCCTGGATCGCCTTTTCGACTTAGTTGCCTTGATAGTCTAATGTGTTTCAGTAGTGAGGTACAAAACCTTGTAAAAACATTATTGAGCTAGGCAGCGTATGGCACGTCTTTGCGGAGACAGTGCCTCGGAAAGTTGCCAAAATCTTAACTCGGATTTCTACCTCTTTGTACCCCCGCTTCCCATCCTCTGACGACGTATTCCAGAGAAACACACCAAGGCGGACACAGCGAAGTTGACCATCTCCTGTGTTTTGCCTCTACACGCACTTACCAACCCTTGTTGCTGGTGCCCCATTCAGTAGAGGAAAGCTCCGCATGCACCTTCTGAGCTTGGATGTGTTGTTGCTGTTCCACCAGTTCGCACAGCTGCACCAAACGCTGACTAGCAGAGCTGCTCAGCTCTCCGGATCGCATCTACAGAACAGACACCCACACATCCGCACAGGGAGGTGAAGATAACAGGCATTTAAACCTTAACCCGGTACTTGCACATCCTTCCGATTCGAGGAAAAAAGTGGATAAAAACACGCCAACAGATGAGTGTTTCTGGTGAAGAAACTTCTTTCATCCTGCTTGTTGAGACAAATGTTTCGAGCTGCGATAGGTGCAGCGTGTTTCGGCGGGGAGTACACAATGCGTCTGGAGCATCTGCATAGGACAGACGTTGGGGAAACTCTCCCTCTCGAAATCTGCAAGTTTCTCTTAAAGAATCGTGAAATTCCTCTAACCTTGTTGAAGAGCTCCTCCATTTTCTGGTTCAAATCGTTTGCGGCTGCGCCTGTCTGGAACTGCAGCAACTGAGAAATGACTCGTTGTACGTAAGCCTaaacagcgagaagcaaCGTGAagcacacatgcagagcTGTACAAAAttcaaaagaagaaagcaaggtTTCTCGACTGCCGGAGATTCTTTGTCCTGTGCCGTGCGAACACCCCACACTACTATCTGAGTTCTCTGCTCTGCTCCAGGCCCCGCTATCCATTTCGTCACTCCAGGTAATGCCTAAGCACGGTCTCTTCGGTGCCTCGGCTTGTCCGTGAGACGACACACCGGTTTCGTTTTTACCTGTTTCTCTGGCGGCATTGGTGGCGACAGCGCGCCTGCACCATCgggcttctccgtcgctttaTGAATATTAACATTCGCCGCGTAAGTGCTTTTTGTGGTTCTCGAGTTCTGCGAGTGAatcaagaaaagaaacacgcATCAAAACAGATATCGTCTCAGACAACCCCCAGCAGACAGTGGAAACCACGCGGTCCAATCAGAGAGACTTTCGTAATGTGCATCGTGCACATACGGTAGCAAAAAATGTCTAGACGTCTACTGTCTTTCTGGGATTTCGCTCTTCGACTCTCGTGAATCAGGAACACATAAACCCTCGGAGTATGAAATCTCTGTCCCACACTCTTCTCCCACTTTGTTCGTCCCTTGGTCATCAAAGACAAGATGGAGTTCTCAGGTCATATATGCCCTTGAAAACCAAATTTAACTCCCTCATATTATTTTGCGTGGTTCTCCAGGCGGTGCTGACCTCTCAAGCACTTCTCCTGCCTGTCCTCTAATCCCTCTTTGTCGCAGTCTCGCGTTTGCTCTACAACGACCTCCGGCTCGCTTTTTCAGTGCTTCTCTCGCATATCAACTTGGTGTCCTGCCCCGTCCCTcccgtctccgccttctcttcacaATAAAAGTTCCTCCCCCCGCCTCTATCCAAGTCTCTGTAATGAGTTGGACTCCTCTTGAAGGCCTGTGTTTACCAGATCCAAGTTCTGTTGCGCTTGTCATGACCCTCATGTTAAGTGCATTTGGTACTGTCGCTTCAagcgttctctgtttccgtcCTCTTTTCAACCCGTCCTCACCAGCTGAGCAGACGTAGGAATGGGCCAGGGAACAGGCATCCCAGGCTTGATAGGCTGCGCGCCGACCGTGGGAGCCGAGTAGGCAGGGATTGGCTGTTCTTCAgcttgctgctgctgcagagtCGGCACACCGCCAGCGGATCCCATcgaaggcggcggcagcgGCAGCTGTTGTGTCCCAGTCAAACTGCCGAAGCCGCCCTGCGGGTTTCCAGATCCCTCGAACGGGCCAGGTGGCCCCTGAGGCACTCTGCCTTGCTGGAGGCCCGACGGCGGGAACGTCCCGTGGCTCGCTTGCGGCAGCGTCATCTGCGGAGGcggtggagacggagacgagccCGGGTGCACGTGCGAGAGGCCTCCAGCCGGAGGCGCCGGCCCTCCcaaaggagacactccaTGGGACGGAGGCATTGGGCCCTGCGACGTGGGGCACGGCGGAGCCACACCGGCATTCGAAGGGTGGGCCGGCGGGTACGGGCCCTGGGGCGGCTGGCTCGCAGCCGGCGGCATCGGCCCTGCTGAGGGTTGAGAAGTGGTTGAAGGCGCTCCCTGATAGAAGGGCGAGGACACTGGTGGCGGCTTGGAAGCGAGGGGAGGACGGACAGCAGGCTGACCTGTCGCGCCAAACGCTGACGACGGAGGATGCACCGGGCCGCCTTCGGCCGCAGGCGGCGACACTCCGCCGTAGCCTACGCAATTCAGCCacacacgaaaaaaacaaagccTTTACTCACGAAAGCATCTCGTGTACATCTACATGGCTGCACCAGGAAAACGGATTCGGTAACGGCCTAGTTGGAATTCGGAAAGAGAACTTAGAACCAAACCCCAAACCCATGTGGAAGTGCCATCATCCGTACGCGACCCCCCACTTGGCACCTATCGACAAACCCATGCCTTCCAGGGGTCTTCACTCCCCAAAGTACCATTCATCTGATGGAAGGGAGCTGCTGGCGGGGAAGGACCCATTCCCACCGGGTTTGCTATACGGTGCTGGTCTGCTGAGGGCGGCTGCACTCCGGGATGGATCGGAGGCGGGGCCTGGGGTCCGGTGCCTGCGCCACAGACGAACATCGGAAAAAGATTCACTTCACCTAGAAAAGCTATCGATAAACGACATGCGAGGAGTCGGACCAACCTTCACGCACGGCGACAATCACTCGACTGGGATGCTCCTACCTCTGGACCGTCGTAGTGCAGCCGCTGTTTACATGTTACTGGACCGAGCAGAGACCCTACAGTATATACCTCTACAGTGTTTCGGTCAAGTTCTGCGGAAAAATTAGTGGTGTCCCGCTTCCCATGAAATCTCGGCGAACAGTAGAGGAGGTTCGTGGTCAGTCTCGACTGCAGAGCTTCAGACGGTCATCAACAGTCTTAGACTTGATTTTCAAACTGGAAGCAAAATCTCGTGTACCTTTCGGCGGGAAGGAGGGGAATCGGTTGTCAACAGCCGACCCCACAGAGGCGACGGATCCTCTCTGTCCCTGCGCCacaggagagaa contains the following coding sequences:
- a CDS encoding tRNA (guanine(9)-N(1))-methyltransferase (encoded by transcript TGME49_311390), translating into MAEADTVVHSCPATCFEVATSESNKTQAVATAVTEATISTENVAAREPAHGAPIRSDSGYGGGETPGAFAVPSDGVSSAPSGLYQSKNQLRKRRRQERHERKKEFWKAKKKELKAQKRSQGLQSVRGGGDEESLSERRGATSEQNCYLERAERAAYREGETPLSAGCHAEAGEGLCDKRKPTRRAPRPSLCNLAGIEVPGMGDCCCRRTSNGQEVSAAGPNAKDSTPATASVHDKGMQTSNVPAAMLMSTAGSGCSRCPACLHGCVGIVIDCDFEHLQTEREVLSLAQQLMYSYGACRQHNKAVPELSCHTYVGSDCLRNSKRVEMCRVAECRRNLCLSEGNPLSECRHTMPGAEAAGERDGTSSQTAEQTHTPGEVPTQHREGITFSDFPLDGDSGNIDVSRPCQETEQKRVLPVCFSVTGVGPQLTAHLNAFQGFPRWQCEAYTQPFSELYLNRNPRQSTDSRAKRKESVRKVGSTPQPVAAANPNVMEGATETVEEPQIVYLSGDAETILEDLRPGYHYVIGGVVDRNRHKGLTFRKSKTEKVHAARLPIREYLGKELEGSTILTVNQVVEILLGYLSTRDWHAALVKTFPARKGKLDSKPL